A part of Aspergillus oryzae RIB40 DNA, chromosome 7 genomic DNA contains:
- a CDS encoding uncharacterized protein (predicted protein) produces the protein MLSWAGFPHFTNKPRGVMTGQSEMTPDGASSLSLRGSGKYKPRAESLSPPPCSHSQTPVGAPLKDVEDNQLSLKSSGHRDTSPETPSGHRANVSEKKQRRRWPLKMWDLVVDQWFLIVMGILIAIASQVQVPKSQQQLKQTVVNYLAVSVIFFINGCTLPTQVLIENLSRWKVHIFTQAQCYLLTSSISYGIVSACATDKDFMDPALLIGIIIVGCLPTAQRKWSLDYRAVDHWESSWSIPDDSFVKALYQYWRLVHRYPAGDRRIHRNISICLQAAGAFGFCPTAGRANYSQRISTSSEESIHRVEIKQIELFCIVNRYLEYIRWRIRVRCIFRRAIG, from the exons CAAGCCACGGGGGGTCATGACTGGACAATCTGAAATGACGCCGGATGGCGCCTCAAGTCTCTCACTCCGAGGTAGTGGTAAGTACAAGCCGAGAGCTGAAAgcctttcccctcccccttgCTCTCACTCTCAAACGCCGGTTGGTGCCCCGCTAAAAGATGTGGAAGACAACCAGCTTTCCTTGAAATCTTCTGGACACCGAGACACTTCCCCAGAGACGCCGAGCGGACACCGAGCCAACGTTagcgagaagaagcagcGGAGGAGATGGCCACTTAAAATGTGGGACTTAGTGGTTGACCAATGGTTTCTAATTGTCATGGGCATCCTGATTGCTATTGCCTCTCAGGTGCAGGTGCCCAAGTCCCAGCAGCAATTGAAGCAAACCGTCGTCAACTATCTAGCAGTCTCcgtcattttcttcatcaatggaTGCACACTTCCTACACAGGTCCTAATAGAAAATCTGAGCCGCTGGAAGGTGCACATCTTCACCCAGGCGCAATGTTATCTCCTGACCTCATCTATCAGCTATGGTATTGTCAGCGCCTGTGCAACCGACAAGGATTTTATGGATCCGGCACTATTAATCGGAATCATTATTGTGGGGTGCCTTCCTACCGC CCAACGGAAATGGAGCCTTGACTATCGCGCAGTCGACCATTGGGAATCTTCTTGGTCCATTCCTGACGACAGCTTTGTTAAAGCTCTATACCAGTACTGGCGCCTGGTACACAGATATCCTGCCGGAGACCGAAGGATTCACCGAAACATATCGATATGTCTTCAAGCAGCTGGGGCTTTCGGTTTTTGTCCCACTG CTGGTCGGGCAAATTATAGTCAGCGTATTTCCACGTCTAGTGAAGAAAGTATTCATAGAGTGGAAATTAAGCAAATTGAGCTCTTTTGCATTGTTAATCGTTATCTGGAGTACATACGATGGCGCATTCGAGTCAGATGCATTTTCCGGCGTGCAATCGGATAA